A genomic region of Corticium candelabrum chromosome 22, ooCorCand1.1, whole genome shotgun sequence contains the following coding sequences:
- the LOC134197113 gene encoding UPF0739 protein C1orf74 homolog gives MSVWKSVMSVSFHSHGIRRQWESVAANTICVSAGFKGAYLFDQGRADAETILAFLRTAKQAGLITHLDILDIDHDSLFITRRQTLMTQCVCDQRDCFRRISFIDVSPHREHPCFVSDGERRMIIQQLGVLTDNLLSALSSGSYILPKTIAVKSHPDLPLCVLFGYLLGYPIIYWTDNVDPCASNCLGMVSLRRHTAVMSSRELREQIVSSFSLPENLCVGVECHVAKWKEQFAVDCLDAKCGDFSFTFSEQSFVFPQVAL, from the coding sequence ATGTCGGTCTGGAAGAGCGTCATGTCCGTGTCGTTCCATAGCCACGGCATTCGTAGACAATGGGAATCCGTCGCAGCTAATACAATCTGCGTTAGTGCCGGTTTCAAAGGCGCCTATCTATTCGATCAGGGCAGAGCGGACGCTGAAACTATCCTGGCATTCCTCAGAACTGCCAAACAAGCTGGTCTCATTACACACTTAGACATACTGGACATTGATCATGACAGTCTGTTCAtaacacgtagacagacactGATGACTCAATGTGTCTGTGACCAGAGAGACTGCTTCAGGCGCATCTCGTTTATTGATGTTTCTCCTCATCGAGAGCATCCCTGCTTTGTGTCCGACGGTGAGAGAAGAATGATAATACAACAGCTTGGTGTCTTGACTGACAACCTACTTAGTGCATTATCGAGTGGATCATACATCTTGCCTAAGACAATTGCAGTCAAATCACATCCCGATTTACCTCTCTGTGTCTTATTTGGTTATCTACTTGGATATCCTATTATTTACTGGACGGACAACGTCGACCCGTGCGCCTCCAATTGTTTGGGAATGGTTTCTTTGAGGAGACACACAGCCGTCAtgtctagtagagagttgaGAGAGCAAATCGTATCGTCTTTCAGTTTGCCTGAGAACCTGTGTGTTGGTGTTGAGTGTCACGTGGCCAAATGGAAGGAACAGTTTGCTGTGGATTGTTTGGATGCAAAATGTGGTGACTTCTCGTTTACGTTTAGTGAGCAGTCTTTCGTCTTCCCACAAGTTGCTTTGTGA